The Deinococcus koreensis genome window below encodes:
- the purE gene encoding 5-(carboxyamino)imidazole ribonucleotide mutase, which translates to MRAVTEPAFGAAPHVGVVMGSRSDFETMQGALDVLRDLGIGYEVRVLSAHRTPALLASYGARAERLGLACIIAGAGGAAHLPGMLAAFTRVPVLGVPVQSRALSGQDSLLSIVQMPAGVPVATFAIGAAGAKNAALFAAAILATTDEAVRAPLEAFRQAQTRAVLDDPFFEGHPPAGAE; encoded by the coding sequence ATGCGGGCCGTGACGGAACCAGCATTCGGGGCCGCCCCCCACGTGGGCGTCGTGATGGGCAGCCGCAGCGACTTCGAGACCATGCAGGGCGCGCTGGACGTGCTGCGTGACCTGGGCATCGGCTACGAGGTGCGCGTGCTCAGCGCCCACCGCACCCCGGCGCTGCTGGCGTCCTACGGAGCGAGGGCCGAACGCCTGGGCCTGGCCTGCATCATCGCAGGGGCGGGCGGCGCGGCGCACCTGCCGGGGATGCTGGCGGCCTTCACGCGCGTGCCCGTGCTGGGGGTGCCGGTGCAGTCGCGCGCCCTCTCGGGCCAGGACAGCCTGCTGAGCATCGTGCAGATGCCCGCCGGGGTGCCCGTGGCGACCTTCGCCATCGGCGCGGCGGGTGCGAAGAATGCCGCCCTGTTCGCCGCCGCGATCCTCGCGACCACCGACGAGGCGGTGCGCGCCCCCCTGGAGGCCTTCCGGCAGGCCCAGACGCGGGCCGTGCTGGACGATCCCTTCTTCGAGGGTCACCCCCCGGCAGGGGCCGAATGA
- a CDS encoding N-acetylmuramoyl-L-alanine amidase family protein — MLALPLLLLTLLTPPVEAAPRVGTHDGYTRLVFDLPQGAQAQKAQPSVSIAGQSVTVRLPLTLKAEQGALKAPGVTAYAVAGGTVTVTFAQGYRRAKASVLPASGGQKARLIVDVLTDAASRVAASSPSAPVSRPTSRPVTRPASTATVQRPRVVLDPGHGGIDPGMGSRWVTEEDVTLDVALRTRAELVRHGVDVVMTRASDRHLSTSKSRDLDMRSKMASNGTVSAFVSIHVNAAGASAQGIETYYFGKPLAGSNRSLAVAENGGGSVGEELTRRAANTAQSLLGDILAQAKLTFSRDLARRVQSSLVSSTGAVNRGVQTDAFYVIRNPTTPAILVEVGFGTHPVEGPKLATAAYRERLAQGLARAILDFLHTD; from the coding sequence GTGCTGGCCCTCCCGCTGCTCCTCCTCACGCTGCTCACCCCCCCGGTGGAGGCGGCGCCCCGGGTCGGCACCCACGACGGCTACACCCGGCTGGTGTTCGATCTCCCGCAGGGCGCCCAGGCGCAGAAGGCCCAGCCCAGCGTGAGCATCGCCGGCCAGAGCGTGACCGTCAGGCTGCCCCTGACCCTGAAAGCCGAGCAGGGCGCCCTGAAGGCTCCCGGCGTCACCGCCTACGCCGTGGCTGGAGGCACCGTGACCGTGACCTTCGCCCAGGGCTACCGCCGGGCCAAGGCCAGCGTCCTGCCCGCGAGCGGGGGCCAGAAGGCGCGGCTGATCGTCGACGTGCTCACGGACGCGGCCAGCCGGGTCGCCGCGTCGAGTCCCTCCGCACCGGTCTCCCGGCCGACCTCCCGGCCGGTCACGCGCCCCGCCAGCACGGCCACCGTGCAGCGCCCCCGCGTGGTGCTCGACCCCGGGCACGGCGGCATCGACCCGGGCATGGGCAGCCGCTGGGTCACGGAGGAGGACGTGACGCTGGACGTGGCCCTGCGTACCCGCGCGGAGCTGGTGAGGCACGGCGTCGACGTGGTGATGACCCGCGCCAGCGACCGCCACCTGAGCACCAGCAAGAGCAGGGATCTGGACATGCGCTCCAAGATGGCCAGCAACGGCACTGTCAGCGCGTTCGTCAGCATCCACGTGAACGCGGCGGGCGCCTCCGCCCAGGGCATCGAGACGTACTACTTCGGCAAGCCGCTGGCCGGCTCGAACCGCAGTCTGGCCGTGGCCGAGAACGGGGGCGGCAGCGTGGGTGAGGAACTGACCCGGCGCGCCGCCAACACCGCCCAGAGCCTGCTGGGCGACATTCTGGCGCAGGCCAAACTGACCTTCAGCCGTGATCTGGCCCGGCGGGTGCAGAGCAGTCTGGTGAGCAGCACCGGCGCCGTGAACCGGGGTGTGCAGACCGACGCCTTCTACGTGATCCGCAACCCCACCACCCCGGCCATCCTGGTCGAGGTGGGTTTCGGGACTCACCCGGTCGAGGGGCCGAAACTGGCCACGGCCGCCTACCGGGAGCGTCTCGCGCAGGGACTGGCCCGGGCGATCCTGGACTTCCTGCACACGGACTGA
- a CDS encoding Rrf2 family transcriptional regulator — protein sequence MRLSATDVYAFQALGFLGSQELTRWVSSDEISESTGVHRPYLVRILAALTAKGVVKSKKGIGGGYALARKPALISLCEVVRAIDGPVAPLSCISLNWHEPCVEEERCHARATVYTRMRDAMLGVLQEFSVQDLVIDARQGVSYGHCLGHLLKPNA from the coding sequence ATGCGGCTTTCCGCGACGGACGTGTACGCCTTCCAGGCCCTGGGTTTCCTGGGGTCTCAGGAGCTGACCCGCTGGGTGTCCAGCGACGAGATCAGCGAGTCGACCGGCGTCCACCGCCCGTACCTGGTCAGGATTCTGGCCGCCCTGACCGCCAAGGGCGTGGTCAAGAGCAAGAAGGGCATCGGCGGTGGATACGCGCTGGCCCGCAAGCCGGCGCTGATTTCTCTGTGCGAGGTGGTGCGCGCCATCGACGGCCCGGTGGCGCCCCTGAGCTGCATCAGCCTGAACTGGCACGAACCCTGCGTGGAGGAGGAACGCTGCCACGCGCGCGCGACCGTCTACACCCGCATGCGCGACGCCATGCTGGGCGTGCTGCAGGAGTTCAGCGTGCAGGATCTGGTCATCGATGCCCGCCAGGGCGTGTCCTACGGGCATTGCCTGGGCCATCTGCTCAAGCCCAACGCCTGA
- a CDS encoding glutamate ligase domain-containing protein, giving the protein MTPDAPPDYSWLFGRTRSGRARGPAGAQALLDTLGRPDRTFRAVRVIGTNGKGSTCAMLEAGLRAAGVRVGRFTSPHLRDYEERIRVDGVNLSPARTAAFIRWAQAHAPDAAFFDLTLALACQVFAEAGVEVAVMEAGVGGRSDATQALENVVAVALTNVALDHTGVLGETVQAIARDKAGAARAGVPLLTTATAEALDVIREVARAAGAPLLTPQTHPGLFALPHPPALQGAHQAQNAALAAATLRTLGYGQGVEAALGAAHPARLERVKVRGRAVLIDGAHNPHATRALAAAVPHADVLLFGNLARKDTAATLAPLLPVAPRRVFTAPGDLATPPADLAARWGGEALPDPRAALAHALALTPAGGTLLVAGSLYLAGTVREALSEEVPGGI; this is encoded by the coding sequence GTGACGCCGGACGCCCCCCCCGATTACTCCTGGCTGTTCGGCCGCACCCGCTCGGGCCGGGCGCGCGGGCCGGCCGGGGCTCAGGCCCTGCTGGACACGCTGGGTCGCCCGGACAGGACGTTCCGGGCGGTTCGCGTGATCGGCACCAACGGCAAGGGCAGCACCTGCGCCATGCTGGAAGCCGGGCTGCGGGCCGCCGGCGTCCGCGTGGGCCGGTTTACCAGCCCGCACCTGCGCGACTACGAGGAGCGTATCCGGGTGGACGGCGTGAACCTGAGCCCGGCCCGCACGGCGGCCTTCATCCGCTGGGCCCAGGCGCACGCCCCGGACGCCGCCTTCTTCGACCTGACGCTGGCGCTGGCCTGTCAGGTCTTCGCCGAGGCCGGCGTGGAGGTGGCCGTCATGGAGGCCGGCGTGGGCGGCCGGAGCGACGCCACGCAGGCGCTGGAGAACGTGGTCGCCGTGGCGCTCACGAACGTGGCTCTGGATCACACAGGGGTGCTGGGCGAGACCGTGCAGGCCATCGCCCGCGACAAGGCCGGGGCCGCCCGCGCCGGCGTGCCCCTGCTGACCACAGCCACCGCTGAGGCGCTGGACGTGATCCGCGAGGTGGCCCGGGCGGCGGGGGCGCCGCTCCTGACCCCGCAGACCCACCCCGGCCTCTTCGCGCTGCCGCACCCGCCCGCGTTGCAGGGCGCGCACCAGGCCCAGAACGCCGCCCTGGCGGCCGCGACCCTGCGGACGCTGGGGTACGGCCAGGGGGTGGAGGCCGCGCTGGGAGCCGCCCACCCGGCCCGCCTGGAGCGGGTGAAGGTGCGGGGCCGGGCGGTGCTGATCGACGGCGCGCACAATCCCCACGCCACCCGTGCGCTGGCCGCCGCCGTGCCCCACGCCGACGTCCTGCTGTTCGGCAATCTGGCCCGCAAGGACACCGCCGCCACGCTGGCGCCGCTGCTGCCCGTGGCGCCGCGGCGGGTGTTCACGGCGCCCGGCGACCTCGCCACGCCCCCGGCCGACCTGGCCGCGCGCTGGGGCGGCGAGGCGCTGCCCGACCCCCGGGCGGCGCTGGCCCACGCCCTGGCCCTGACCCCGGCGGGCGGCACCCTGCTGGTCGCGGGCAGCCTCTATCTGGCCGGCACGGTTCGAGAGGCGCTGTCGGAAGAGGTTCCTGGAGGGATCTGA
- a CDS encoding PRC-barrel domain-containing protein has product MIKGKDILGRHIVAVSNGERLDTVRDVVFDHQANQVLALLVDEGGWFSAAKAVPFGSIRSFGEDAVMVGSAEDITTSRDDVRLKEALEAKQSLIGMTLLTSDGQDLGKIADVYFDEQTGKVEGYEATGGLFSDLSSGRTFVPAPTDVQIGTDAAIVPISVAAAMQEQEPGGLKGAFQSASESVKGAYENIAEATKERQKEFAVGKTAGADLTLDDGSVLVHKGETITATQADQAEAAGKLGALATAATGGTLAEAYGSVKDRVQERYEDVKDATAERQKAYVVGKTASREIATDTGEVIVMKDAVVTEHQAERAEQAGKLAALTAAATGGAISGGVQQLRERAQLDPNDPEAAIGRRVQTDVRAPGGSLVAAQGQIVTPAILERARHLGVEAQLLAATRGASTGAGAGAAVAGGLASVSEGASSLLDKAKSWLGDKREEAGAAIDERQQEMQEKRVRDALGRPVNRVILAPDDTIILNIGEIVTNKAVQAARDGDVLDILLDSVSKETPHIDPLASRPHETGQAALESQSDPTAPTSPTTRES; this is encoded by the coding sequence ATGATCAAAGGCAAAGACATTCTCGGCCGGCACATCGTCGCCGTGAGCAACGGCGAGCGGCTCGACACCGTGCGCGACGTGGTGTTCGACCACCAGGCCAACCAGGTGCTGGCCCTGCTGGTTGATGAAGGCGGCTGGTTCAGCGCCGCCAAGGCCGTGCCGTTCGGTTCCATCCGTTCCTTCGGCGAGGACGCGGTGATGGTCGGTTCGGCCGAGGACATCACCACCAGCCGCGACGACGTGCGCCTGAAAGAAGCGCTGGAGGCCAAGCAGAGCCTGATCGGCATGACCCTGCTGACCTCCGACGGTCAGGATCTGGGCAAGATCGCCGACGTGTATTTCGACGAGCAGACGGGCAAGGTCGAGGGCTACGAGGCCACCGGCGGCCTGTTCTCCGACCTGAGCAGCGGCCGCACCTTCGTGCCGGCGCCCACCGACGTGCAGATCGGCACCGACGCGGCCATCGTGCCCATCTCGGTGGCGGCCGCGATGCAGGAGCAGGAGCCGGGCGGCCTGAAAGGGGCCTTCCAGTCGGCCTCCGAGAGCGTCAAGGGCGCCTACGAGAACATCGCCGAGGCCACCAAGGAGCGCCAGAAGGAGTTCGCGGTGGGCAAGACGGCCGGCGCCGACCTGACCCTGGACGACGGCAGCGTGCTGGTGCACAAGGGCGAGACCATCACGGCCACGCAGGCCGACCAGGCCGAGGCGGCGGGCAAGCTGGGCGCGCTGGCGACGGCCGCCACCGGCGGCACCCTGGCCGAGGCCTACGGCAGTGTCAAAGACCGGGTACAGGAGCGCTACGAGGACGTCAAGGACGCCACCGCCGAGCGCCAGAAGGCCTACGTGGTGGGCAAGACCGCCAGCCGCGAGATCGCCACGGACACCGGTGAGGTCATCGTGATGAAGGACGCCGTGGTCACCGAGCACCAGGCCGAGCGGGCCGAGCAGGCCGGCAAGCTGGCCGCGCTCACGGCGGCGGCCACCGGCGGCGCCATCAGCGGCGGGGTGCAGCAGCTCCGCGAGCGGGCCCAGCTCGACCCCAACGACCCCGAGGCCGCCATCGGCCGCCGCGTGCAGACCGACGTACGTGCGCCCGGCGGCAGCCTGGTCGCGGCCCAGGGGCAGATCGTGACGCCGGCCATCCTGGAGCGTGCCCGCCACCTGGGCGTGGAGGCGCAGCTGCTGGCCGCGACCCGCGGCGCCTCCACCGGTGCGGGCGCCGGCGCCGCCGTGGCCGGGGGCCTCGCCTCCGTGTCCGAGGGCGCGAGCAGCCTGCTCGACAAGGCCAAGAGCTGGCTGGGCGACAAGCGCGAGGAGGCCGGCGCCGCCATCGACGAGCGCCAGCAGGAGATGCAGGAGAAGCGCGTGCGGGACGCCCTGGGCCGCCCGGTCAACCGCGTGATCCTGGCGCCCGACGACACGATCATCCTCAACATCGGCGAGATCGTGACCAACAAGGCCGTGCAGGCCGCCCGCGACGGCGACGTGCTGGACATCCTGCTCGATTCCGTGAGCAAGGAGACCCCCCACATCGACCCGCTGGCGAGCCGCCCGCACGAGACCGGTCAGGCCGCGCTGGAGAGCCAGTCCGACCCGACGGCTCCGACCAGCCCGACCACCCGCGAAAGCTGA
- a CDS encoding cysteine desulfurase-like protein codes for MPTLLAEPLRAQFPPLQSGRAYLDNAAGGLLPRRSIEAVTAHLTRYGSTNAMSSHQPGQAVLGLKTQARAGTALFLNANPEDVALGPSASALAFRLAAAFARLWGPGDEVIVSGLEHEANASPWRELERQGVTVHVWHARRPEMRLHPDDLAALLSPRTRLVAVTAASNVLGVTPDIPAITAQVRAAGAWTVVDAVHAAPHAFPDVQAWGADFVTFSPYKVFGPHLGALWIRPELRGELPWPRLSFVPEGDITGIEHGTAPYELLAGWLGTLDYLRELGGDVLGGSGSGGGEELNRAALVRASARIAELEAPVAARLLEGLLALDRVTVFGPHSLEGRVGTVAFRIVGEAPDTTAARLSAQGVDVGAGHFYAVQPLSDLGLYPQGVIRASIAHYTSLDDVERLLAGLRG; via the coding sequence ATGCCCACCCTGCTTGCCGAGCCGCTCCGCGCCCAGTTTCCGCCCCTGCAGTCGGGCCGCGCCTACCTGGACAACGCGGCCGGCGGCCTGCTGCCCCGCCGCAGCATCGAGGCGGTCACCGCCCACCTGACCCGGTACGGCTCGACCAACGCCATGAGCAGCCACCAGCCCGGACAGGCGGTGCTGGGGCTCAAGACGCAGGCCCGTGCGGGCACGGCGCTGTTCCTGAACGCGAACCCCGAGGATGTGGCGCTGGGGCCGAGCGCCTCCGCGCTGGCCTTCCGGCTGGCCGCCGCCTTCGCCCGCCTGTGGGGGCCGGGCGACGAGGTGATCGTCTCGGGTCTGGAGCACGAGGCGAACGCCAGCCCCTGGCGCGAACTGGAGCGCCAGGGCGTGACGGTGCATGTGTGGCACGCCCGGCGCCCCGAGATGCGCCTGCACCCGGACGACCTGGCGGCGCTGCTCTCGCCGCGCACCCGGCTGGTGGCGGTGACGGCGGCCAGCAACGTGCTGGGCGTGACCCCGGACATCCCCGCCATCACGGCGCAGGTGCGCGCGGCCGGCGCCTGGACGGTCGTGGACGCGGTACACGCCGCGCCGCACGCCTTTCCGGACGTGCAGGCCTGGGGCGCGGATTTCGTGACCTTCAGCCCCTACAAGGTGTTCGGCCCGCACCTGGGCGCGCTGTGGATCAGGCCCGAGCTGCGCGGTGAGCTGCCCTGGCCGCGCCTGAGCTTCGTCCCGGAAGGCGACATCACGGGCATCGAGCACGGTACCGCGCCCTATGAGCTGCTGGCCGGCTGGCTGGGCACGCTGGACTACCTGCGGGAGCTGGGCGGCGACGTGTTGGGCGGCTCCGGGTCGGGCGGGGGAGAGGAGCTGAACCGGGCGGCCCTCGTCCGGGCCTCGGCGCGGATCGCCGAACTGGAGGCGCCCGTGGCGGCCCGCCTGCTGGAAGGGCTGCTCGCCCTCGACCGGGTGACGGTGTTCGGCCCACACAGCCTGGAGGGCCGTGTGGGCACCGTCGCCTTCCGGATTGTCGGCGAGGCGCCCGACACCACCGCCGCCCGTCTGAGCGCGCAGGGCGTGGACGTCGGCGCCGGGCACTTCTACGCCGTGCAGCCCCTGAGCGACCTGGGCCTGTACCCGCAGGGTGTGATCCGCGCCAGCATCGCGCACTACACCTCCCTGGACGACGTGGAGCGGCTGCTGGCCGGACTGCGGGGCTAA
- a CDS encoding 3-keto-5-aminohexanoate cleavage protein, translating to MRLKACLNGSREPGAHPQLPLTPGQLARAAADAVVAGAQALHLHPRGSDGLESLQAADVAAALRAVRAACPGVPVGISSGFWILPDVAAQLRAAQRWGELEQAGRPDFVSVNVHEPHARALAGTLLQSGIGVEAGLWTPDAVDTFLSWLERHRALRVLVELPDEPEAVTAPQAAAMLGRLEAAALNLPTLLHGLGRSAWPMVSEAGRRGLSTRIGLEDTLSLPDGSAAPDNAGLVRSALAVLASAR from the coding sequence ATGCGGCTCAAGGCCTGTCTGAACGGCTCCCGCGAACCCGGCGCCCACCCCCAGCTTCCCCTGACACCCGGGCAGCTGGCGCGGGCCGCCGCCGACGCGGTGGTCGCAGGCGCCCAAGCCCTGCACCTGCATCCGCGCGGCTCCGACGGCCTGGAGAGTCTGCAGGCGGCAGACGTGGCGGCGGCGCTGCGGGCCGTCCGGGCCGCCTGTCCGGGCGTGCCGGTGGGCATCTCCAGCGGCTTCTGGATCCTGCCGGACGTGGCCGCCCAGCTCCGCGCCGCCCAGCGCTGGGGCGAGCTGGAGCAGGCGGGGCGCCCGGACTTCGTGTCGGTGAACGTGCACGAGCCCCACGCCCGGGCGCTGGCCGGCACGCTGCTGCAGAGCGGGATCGGGGTCGAGGCAGGGCTGTGGACGCCCGACGCCGTGGACACCTTCCTGTCGTGGCTGGAACGCCACCGGGCCCTGAGGGTGCTGGTCGAGCTGCCGGACGAACCGGAGGCAGTGACCGCGCCGCAGGCGGCCGCCATGCTGGGGCGGCTGGAGGCGGCGGCGCTGAACCTGCCGACCCTGCTGCACGGCCTGGGCCGCAGCGCCTGGCCGATGGTGAGTGAAGCCGGGCGCCGGGGCCTGAGCACCCGGATCGGCCTGGAGGACACCCTGAGCCTGCCGGACGGGTCTGCGGCGCCGGACAACGCCGGCCTCGTGCGCTCAGCGCTGGCCGTGTTAGCCTCGGCCCGATGA
- a CDS encoding ATPase, with translation MPSPQLPFLRADPAPPATFEARLGELSLTVLVGVTGVGKSTALAALSGERLRVLPDRRRIADAVMILPLAGQSVTDREERFRLTALYRQTHPGGMAQALGSLVADTRHWGQRPVFDGLRGEAEVRYAVQHFPAWRFVALGAPDLVRVRRLLGRADAFDRVRGAAPETDLRAALQALPGVGAVFSRAQLDELAGLAGAHSPAEVLAKVRIVVSERRQYDPAAAEALLRPLGRGRALLLDTVELSPAQVAQALRDWA, from the coding sequence ATTCCCAGCCCCCAGCTGCCCTTCCTGCGCGCCGATCCGGCCCCGCCCGCCACCTTCGAGGCCCGGCTGGGCGAGCTGTCCCTGACCGTGCTGGTCGGGGTGACCGGCGTGGGCAAGAGCACGGCGCTCGCGGCCCTGAGCGGCGAGCGCCTGCGCGTCCTGCCGGACCGGCGACGGATCGCGGACGCCGTGATGATCCTGCCGCTGGCCGGCCAGAGCGTGACCGACCGCGAGGAGCGCTTCCGCCTGACCGCCCTGTACCGCCAGACCCACCCCGGCGGCATGGCGCAGGCGCTGGGCTCGCTGGTGGCCGACACCCGCCACTGGGGCCAGCGCCCGGTCTTCGACGGCCTGCGGGGGGAGGCCGAGGTGCGCTACGCGGTTCAGCATTTTCCGGCGTGGCGCTTCGTGGCGCTGGGTGCCCCCGATCTGGTGCGGGTGCGCCGCCTGCTGGGCCGGGCCGACGCCTTCGACCGGGTTCGCGGCGCGGCCCCCGAGACCGACCTGCGCGCCGCGCTCCAGGCGCTGCCGGGCGTGGGGGCGGTGTTTTCCCGGGCCCAGCTGGACGAACTGGCCGGGCTCGCGGGCGCCCACAGCCCGGCCGAGGTGCTGGCGAAAGTGCGGATCGTGGTGAGCGAGCGCCGGCAGTACGATCCGGCCGCCGCCGAGGCGCTGCTGCGGCCCCTGGGTCGCGGGCGCGCGCTGCTGCTCGACACGGTGGAACTCAGCCCGGCCCAGGTGGCCCAGGCCCTGCGGGACTGGGCGTGA
- the pyrF gene encoding orotidine-5'-phosphate decarboxylase, which produces MTFAQAVTERTRRLQTRLCVGLDPQLGRYRDAGHLRTHTLDVLEATAPFAACVKPQLAFYEALGLEGLQILEEVCAAARTLGLPVLLDGKRGDIGSTAQAYAQGWLSGRHAGAALTVNPFLGFETLTPFVETARANGGAVFVLVKTSNPGQADLQGSGASERIAVEVARLNAPEGAGREPEPGYASVGAVVGATHPQELALYRSLMPRALLLLPGLGAQGAAARDLADAFDPGGVGALASASRGVQYAAGLDVQASVAAARSFRDELNSVLG; this is translated from the coding sequence ATGACCTTCGCCCAGGCCGTGACCGAGCGCACCCGCCGCCTCCAGACCCGCCTGTGCGTGGGGCTCGACCCGCAACTCGGCCGCTACCGGGACGCCGGTCACTTGCGAACCCACACGCTGGACGTGCTGGAGGCCACCGCGCCCTTTGCCGCCTGCGTGAAGCCGCAGCTGGCCTTCTACGAGGCGCTGGGCCTGGAGGGCCTGCAGATTCTGGAGGAGGTCTGCGCCGCCGCCCGCACCCTGGGCCTGCCGGTGCTGCTGGACGGCAAGCGCGGAGACATCGGCTCCACGGCGCAGGCCTACGCGCAGGGCTGGCTGAGCGGCCGCCACGCGGGCGCCGCGCTGACTGTGAATCCCTTCCTGGGCTTCGAGACCCTGACCCCGTTCGTGGAGACGGCCCGGGCGAACGGCGGCGCCGTGTTCGTGCTGGTCAAGACCAGCAACCCCGGTCAGGCCGACCTGCAGGGCAGCGGCGCCAGCGAGCGGATAGCCGTGGAGGTCGCCCGGCTGAACGCGCCGGAGGGGGCGGGCCGGGAGCCGGAACCCGGATACGCCTCGGTGGGCGCCGTGGTGGGCGCCACCCACCCGCAGGAGCTGGCGCTGTACCGCTCGCTGATGCCGCGCGCGCTGCTGCTGCTGCCGGGGCTGGGGGCCCAGGGCGCCGCTGCGCGTGACCTCGCGGACGCTTTCGATCCGGGTGGCGTGGGCGCGCTCGCCAGCGCCAGCCGGGGCGTGCAGTACGCCGCCGGCCTGGACGTGCAGGCCAGCGTCGCCGCCGCGCGGAGCTTCCGGGACGAGCTGAACAGCGTCCTGGGCTAG